From the Montipora capricornis isolate CH-2021 chromosome 2, ASM3666992v2, whole genome shotgun sequence genome, one window contains:
- the LOC138038077 gene encoding uncharacterized protein gives MLLLYLLTTILAVLFLKPGDLILQEGLNCYFCKCLSKGHNPCSDRRSLGDAMLHHLKMLSNCLWEFTFKFGNTVMLFDFSCPCREYHQQNSRRRLATRVLLRLLSVPLFLVLRILCVTICLPILIIVLCSTLIVFSPTVTFGVFVYKKSKLTLKSRKWFLLNHLFSLYIVLFSTASNFFVFSYSCNFIMSTLGFFIMGLVLNVEIVTPYVAFFIVVTSNLYLCYSNMQKRYKEVKMMILKWQKELEINTCDPNNTIRTKLFWFVCERVLPLKCEMCRMFGNMTLILAFLFLVVYSIAFFGSEYNDVSAIVATIYVFFGGVIPALILRGGQRSSNMVGWKKVKMDREIEAALLEQ, from the coding sequence ATGTTACTCTTATACTTATTAACGACCATCCTAGCAGTATTGTTTCTAAAACCAGGAGATTTAATTTTGCAAGAGGGGCTAAATTGCTACTTTTGCAAGTGTTTGAGCAAAGGACATAATCCGTGCTCGGATCGGCGCTCTCTGGGAGATGCAATGCTTCATCATTTGAAAATGCTAAGTAATTGTCTTTGGGAGTTTACCTTCAAGTTTGGAAACACAGTAATGCTTTTTGATTTTTCGTGTCCATGTAGAGAGTATCATCAACAAAACTCACGAAGGAGGCTTGCCACTCGCGTTTTGTTGCGTTTACTTTCTGTCCCTCTTTTCTTAGTTCTTCGGATTTTATGCGTGACAatttgtttgcctattttaaTCATTGTGCTTTGTTCAACATTAATTGTTTTTTCGCCGACTGTGACCTTTGGTGTGTTTGTCTATAAGAAAAGTAAGCTAACcctaaaatcaagaaaatggTTCCTACTGAATCATTTGTTTTCCCTCTATATCGTCCTCTTTTCAACAGCGTCTAACTTTTTCGTATTTTCGTATTCCTGCAACTTCATTATGAGTACTTTGGGATTCTTCATTATGGGATTAGTTCTCAACGTAGAGATTGTGACACCTTATGTGGCTTTTTTCATTGTAGTAACATCAAATCTGTATCTCTGCTATTCTAATATGCAGAAAAGATACAAGGAAGTGAAGATGATGATTTTAAAATGGCAAAAGGAATTGGAGATAAACACATGCGATCCCAACAATACAATCCGAACAAAGttattttggtttgtttgtgaAAGAGTTTTGCCCCTTAAATGTGAAATGTGTCGAATGTTTGGAAATATGACTTTGATTTTAGCGTTTTTGTTTCTGGTAGTTTATTCTATTGCCTTCTTTGGAAGCGAGTATAATGATGTATCGGCTATTGTAGCGACCATCTATGTGTTTTTTGGTGGAGTGATTCCAGCATTGATTTTAAGAGGTGGGCAAAGATCTAGTAATATGGTGGGCTGGAAAAAGGTAAAAATGGATCGAGAAATTGAAGCAGCGCTCTTAGAACAGTAG
- the LOC138038076 gene encoding uncharacterized protein, which produces MALKSVFAYLLFLWFANCEAKSHNELSCKLFAVGTELVDEFRRKALEKGVRVINFYLVIGNGSYDPLDLADEFLPNRWVWAATVHEPMLTLPDDYDILSWGLLNNQVRSMDVPLADHPSGCLANPNSTTQNLAIGRMLFDNVTKVNPDELSYGKTPVVCVKVLESEHTDGIFGGTETVRIPIGYQCCGMQEEPYNLKSLCDQRIMNLSSAVLDYVLQLLSFFVSLFFLAIPLALPDWVFSLQDECKKETIRSGGHSHIETLAAFQRDCSDNQSEHSNEIGLSINSNDVQGSCQQVEIQTNALDHTEDRYQETDEGSEIIPADDSSPITLSTLLRRWMQAVGLSFNIKLAIMFLCVYPCSLYIQI; this is translated from the coding sequence ATGGCTCTCAAATCGGTTTTCGCTTACCTACTTTTCCTATGGTTCGCTAACTGTGAAGCTAAAAGCCACAATGAGTTATCATGCAAGCTCTTTGCAGTTGGAACAGAATTAGTCGATGAATTTCGACGCAAGGCTTTAGAGAAGGGTGTGAGAGTGATTAATTTTTACTTGGTAATTGGTAATGGGAGCTACGATCCACTGGATCTGGCAGACGAGTTTCTTCCAAACAGATGGGTTTGGGCTGCTACAGTCCATGAACCTATGCTAACTTTGCCAGATGACTACGATATCTTATCTTGGGGTCTTCTGAACAATCAAGTGAGAAGCATGGACGTACCACTAGCGGATCATCCGAGTGGGTGCCTCGCCAACCCGAACTCGACAACACAAAACTTGGCCATTGGAAGGATGTTGTTCGATAATGTAACAAAAGTGAACCCTGATGAATTATCATACGGCAAGACACCAGTGGTTTGTGTTAAAGTCTTAGAGAGTGAACATACCGATGGCATATTTGGTGGTACAGAAACAGTAAGAATACCAATTGGCTATCAATGCTGTGGTATGCAGGAGGAGCCGTACAACCTTAAAAGTCTGTGCGATCAAAGAATTATGAACCTCAGCTCCGCGGTACTTGATTATGTCCTTCAACTCTTGTCATTTTTTGTGTCGTTGTTCTTCCTAGCAATTCCTCTAGCGCTGCCAGATTGGGTTTTCAGTCTTCAAGACGAGTGTAAAAAGGAAACTATACGCTCAGGAGGACACAGCCATATTGAAACGCTAGCGGCATTTCAGAGAGACTGCTCTGACAACCAGAGCGAACATTCGAACGAAATTGGTTTGTCAATCAATTCCAACGATGTCCAAGGTTCATGCCAACAGgtagaaattcaaacaaacGCGTTAGATCATACAGAAGATAGATACCAGGAAACAGATGAAGGCAGTGAAATCATTCCTGCAGATGATTCAAGTCCAATAACATTGTCAACTCTTTTGCGTCGATGGATGCAAGCAGTAGGCTTATCATTTAACATCAAATTAGCCATCATGTTTCTTTGTGTTTATCCTTGTAGCCTCTACATTCAAATATGA
- the LOC138037427 gene encoding uncharacterized protein, with protein MSLGPVDVETVGPAVVEADDVVDIEIDDLADVEADGAVDTETDDVVNVEADGAVDTETDDVVNVEADGAVDTETDDVVNVEADGAVDIAVDDPVDVEADDGVEIEANDPVHVVADDGVEIESDDPVDVETDGAVGIEVADPVDVEADGAVHIAVDDPVDVEADDGVEIEANDPVHVVADDGVEIESDDPVDVETDGAVGIEVADPVDVEADGAVHIAVDDPVDVEADDGVEIEANDPAHVVANDGVEIENDDAVHVEADDAVDVEADGAVDIEANDPAHVVADVGVEMDVTEDDVDDDAVNEGTGDAVDIEADDDVDVQDDEEKVTGDDDVDDDMVVIGVCAGAGLFILKII; from the exons ATGTCACTG GGGCCAGTCGACGTAGAGACTGTTGGTCCAGCGGTTGTGGAGGCTGATGATGTTGTTGATATTGAGATAGATGATCTAGCGGATGTGGAGGCTGATGGTGCAGTGGATACTGAGACTGATGATGTAGTGAATGTGGAGGCTGATGGTGCAGTGGATACTGAGACTGATGATGTAGTGAATGTGGAGGCTGATGGTGCAGTGGATACTGAGACTGATGATGTAGTGAATGTGGAGGCTGATGGTGCAGTGGATATTGCGGTCGATGATCCAGTGGATGTAGAGGCTGATGATGGAGTGGAAATTGAGGCTAATGATCCAGTGCATGTGGTGGCTGATGATGGAGTGGAAATTGAGAGTGATGATCCAGTGGATGTGGAGACTGACGGTGCAGTGGGTATTGAGGTTGCTGATCCAGTGGATGTAGAGGCTGATGGTGCAGTGCATATTGCGGTCGATGATCCAGTGGATGTAGAGGCTGATGATGGAGTGGAAATTGAGGCTAATGATCCAGTGCATGTGGTGGCTGATGATGGAGTGGAAATTGAGAGTGATGATCCAGTGGATGTGGAGACTGACGGTGCAGTGGGTATTGAGGTTGCTGATCCAGTGGATGTAGAGGCTGATGGTGCAGTGCATATTGCGGTCGATGATCCAGTGGATGTAGAGGCTGATGATGGAGTGGAAATTGAGGCTAATGATCCAGCGCATGTGGTGGCTAACGATGGAGTGGAAATTGAGAATGATGATGCAGTGCATGTGGAGGCTGATGATGCAGTGGATGTAGAGGCTGATGGTGCAGTTGATATTGAGGCTAATGATCCAGCGCATGTGGTGGCTGATGTTGGGGTGGAAATGGATGTTACCgaagatgatgttgatgatgatgctgtGAATGAAGGGACTGGTGATGCAGTTGACATTGAGGCTGATGATGACGTGGATGTACAAGATGATGAGGAAAAAGTCACCGGAGATGATGATGTGGATGATGACATGGTAGTAATCGGAGTCTGTGCCGGAGCTGGGctattcattttgaaaataatctga